TCAATAATTCAATAACCAAAAAGCATCAAGAAAGTTTAACGGAAGTAGAGGTGTTATATATAGATAAACAAGCTTTTCGAGATTTATTAAGTAAATATGAATGTGGTAAATCTTTTATCGATTTATCCTTTCAAAAATTGTTGAAGCATAAAGAGCTTTTGGAGTACAATAGAATAACGAAAACAGCAGATGAACTATATAAAGAAATGCTTATTTATAAACCGAATTGGTTAGAGAAAATTCCGCAGTATCATATCGCTTCTTATTTAAATATTACTCCGGAAACCTTAAGTAGAATTCGAAAAAGAATTTCTTGATTTGAATCAATGTGAGGTTTTTTAGATCGAGGAATCTTTGCAATATAAAATTAAACGTCATGAAGATTCATCATTTAAGAAATGCAACAATGGTTATTGAAACTGCTAAGCATGTGATTTTAGTCGATCCTATGCTAGGAGAGAAGGGAAGCGCAGGACCACCATTTACTTTATTTCGATTCAAACCTAAAAGAAACCCGATTATAGATTTACCTAATGGATATGAAACTACTTT
The sequence above is a segment of the Tenacibaculum sp. 190130A14a genome. Coding sequences within it:
- a CDS encoding Crp/Fnr family transcriptional regulator, producing MSDLTEISKFFETEYPLNKEGLEELLALFQTKTFTKGTQLLNGSQEEKQLRFLNTGVIREYYATPEKETNINFFTRPQFITDLSSFINNSITKKHQESLTEVEVLYIDKQAFRDLLSKYECGKSFIDLSFQKLLKHKELLEYNRITKTADELYKEMLIYKPNWLEKIPQYHIASYLNITPETLSRIRKRIS